Below is a window of Humulus lupulus chromosome 2, drHumLupu1.1, whole genome shotgun sequence DNA.
tttcacaagagtcataacaaaacttatttatactaatcatacaacatcataaaaccctaggtcatatcacagcctaagtcataatcataaatcacaagtcataggtcataagtcataatcgtaattataggtcatagatcataataacaagtgagatataataaaaagataagtgcttatacaggggtggcaattaagcccctgacataagtccgtcatacaccgaacatcaacttaggtccgtcataaaattttggcaaccgagcctaccggacataagtccgtcatacatcattggacaccttaggtccagatgcacttacccctttattgtacctgaaatgttaggtcatacaaaacataaactagatcataaactaaacaacctaatttttcttaccaaaaacctgaatattggagacaagagcaggattggaaactcctaaaaccaaacataaagaaaccataagttctctagagaaaagaagatgaatagaagatctaaaccattggaaTAAAGACTTGCCAAAAATCtaaagtttcaaagaaattgaacatttaaccaaaagtcattataacgagttgggatttgaagaaaaggaaagaataagaagaatggaaatggactaaacctgaagattaaaAGTACCTTAGACAGCTTAGGGCTTCgttctatacctcaaacaccaaaatcactccaaaatcttacttcccaagtgtttagaaaagctttagatttgaaagctttaaccccaacaccctagtgtttctctctagaacaaacttagcagcttggaggctctgagctgtgcttgaaagatgatgaaaatggctgagtgaagggtcctatttatagagttcaaggagtgaaactaactcattttaaaatgaataaataaatgattaaaaatacatttttcgctcaacagatgcccagaacttggtcaaaaacgttcaggaacaagtcaaagttattgagggttgtttctagtttcaAATTCCACGAAAATTAAAAAATGGTCactggagccaatatatcgcctcctataggcgatatatcacctacaccATAATCCCGAGAGTCCGTGGTTTTGTTCGTGCAAAGTctacgtgttttccatatcaataATAGGCGATATATtagcccctatagctgtgatatatcagcatacgttgatatttcaaacacatttttgcacactttcagcacacttgaatttgtttaaaccactttaactgagtaaaacgtgatcctaacagctgaggaaagattctagacttcctagacttatccatgattatttttattcatcaaaaaccttagatctttaataaacatatatgtgacaaatgtcacattattaattattctatctaaatcttaggttataataaataacgtTCTTAGGACtatcttcattaatcaaaccttgtgataaaattaatatttccaaactataggctaaacttatgaAATACATAACTagctctatgagtttccaactaaatcccgacttgaaccaataaccacgaaaacataaaatactaagctactactactactactactaccgctactactcctactgctgctgctgctgctgctcctactactgctattgctactgctgttGTTGTTCCTACTGCTGACGCTGTTGCTATTGTTGCTGCTCCTActcctacttctactactactgctactgctgctgctactacaactattgctgctgctgctgctactgctactactatcgTTTCTGCTACTACTGTGTCTAccgctactcctgctactgctgctactactactactgcgactgctactactgctattgctactactgatgctactgctactgctgctgctactgctactactactgctactacagctactgctgctgctactgctactactactgctactacagctactgctgctgctactactactactactgctgctgctactactactactactgccgtTGCTGCTACTACTGTCGCTGCTGTTGCCGTCGCTGCCGCTGTTGCCGCTGCTGCCGCCGCTCCTactcctgctgctactactgctactactgctgctactactgtgtctactgctattgctactactgctgctgctgctgctactgtgtctactgctactactactactactgctgttgctgctgctgctgctgctgctgctgctgctactgctgctgctacttctactgctcctgctactgctactactactgctactactgctgctactgctattgctactactcaTGCTACTGCTGCTAttactactgttactactgctactgatgctgctgctgctactactactactgctactgctgctgctgctactactactactactactactgctactgctgctgctactactactacagtgtctactactgctgctgctactacgactgcgactgctacaactactgtgtctactgctactgctactactaatgctactactactgctgctgctgttgctactgctactgctactactactactgctactactactgttgctactactatgtctattgctactactacaactactgctacaactactgctgctgctgctactactactgctactgctgctactactgctattactGCTCGTGCTACTGCTCGTGCTACTTCTGCTGttgctactactgttgctgcttctgctgctgcagctgctactgctgctactactgctactgctgctactgctgctactactgctactgctgctactactgctactgctactgctgctactactcctcttactgttactactactcctactgctactgctgctcctgctactgctactactgttactgctactcctactactactactgctgctactactatgtctactgctactgctacaactactactactgctactgctgttaCTACTGtgtctactactactactactactactactactactactactattactgtgTCTACTTCTATTGCTACTACTAtagctgctgctactactgtgtctactgctactgctactactgctactactatgtcaaatgctactgctactactactgctaccgctactgctactgttgctgctactgctactgatactgctgctactactttgtctattgctactgctactactactactgctgctgctactactactacttctgttgttgctgctactactactgtgcctactgctactgctactgctactacgactgctgctgctgctactactactgtgtctactgctactgctactactattggtGTTGCTGCTGCCACTACTGCttctattgctactactactactactactactagtgctactgctgctactgctagtactgctgctgctgctacttctgctgATGCTGCCGCTGCtagtgctactactgctactgctactactgctactgccttTGTGTCTACTGCTAGTGCTGCTACTACTGtgtctactgctactgcttctactcCTGCTGCTGTTGCTActcctcctgctgctgctgctactactgctgctgctgctgctactgctactcctcctGCTACTGGTggttctactactgctactgcttatATTGCTGCTGAtattgctacttctactgctgctactgctactactgctactgctactactgatgctgctgctgctactgtgtctactgctattgctgctgctgctactactactgtgtctactgctactgcttctgctgctactactactgcttctgctgctactattgctactgctactgatgTGTCTACCgctactactaatgctactactactactactgctgctgctactactactactactactgctgctactattgtgtctactgctactgctactattactgtTACTGTTGCtgctgttactactactactgtgtCTACTACTGctattgttgttgctgctgctactacttctactactactactgctgctgctgctactgctattgctgctcCTACTGCTGAGACGCTacatgtgacgccccacatcactatggctgctttctggaatgacgattggccctacaaaccaagacaagtcttttcagcgtgctttgtcctcactcgcacacttcctgggaaaacttcccaggaggtcacccatctctagattactccaggccaagcacgcttaaccatggagttctcaagtgatgggctaccgaaaagaagatgcaccttcctgatataggtagtacctatcaatccatttaagccctcttcaactgtgtagtctcatacctacacagtcttagaatcattacacttgaccttccccaggcggtgtgggattgcacagcttacccggtctttccccttacggatcacaggattttgactgtcacaatcacccccccttacgggcccgacgtccccgtcagccacacttctggctgggtcaaggctctaataccattatgtgacgccccacatcactatggctgctttctggaataacgactggccctacaaaccaagacaagtcttttcagcgtgctttgtcctcactcgcacacttcctgggaaaacttcccaggaggtcacccatccctagattactccaggccaagcacgcttaaccatggagttcttaagtgatgggctactgaaaagaagatgcaccttcctgatataggtagtacctatcaatccatttaagccctcttcaattgtgtagtcccatacctacacagtcttagaatcattacacttgaccttccccaggcggtgtgggattgcacagcttacccggtctttccccttacggatcacgggattttgactgtcacactACAGTAGCAAACAAtttgttagaaaaaaaattaaatttcagTTCCTAAAAACTCCCCTTACAAACTAGAACTAACAAATATAACACGAATTGTCAACCTTTTGGAAAAATTTTAACAAGACACAGCAACACAACGCCCCCTGAAAATAAGGTCTAGAGTTGtacacaaaattaaaaaaaaaataccaaactaCTCTCCCTTTTTGTCTACCAAGGTGCCAaagtaatgaaaataaaaaataaaagacaaagaaACTTGTTCTTTGAATATGCAACGAAAGCCAAATTTGACAACATGAAGTTATGATGTCTCAGGACTAACACCAGATGGAGCAGTGGAACTAGAAGCACCGACAGAGGGATGGGGAGTACTGACATTCTTGGTTCGAGCCATTGATTCCTGCACACTAGTAAGCACAAGAAAGAAAAACAACAGAGAAGAACCAAGGAGAAAGTAACCAAAAAAAAATGATAGAGTGAGTAAATGAGAGAGTGGTCGTGGAAATGTGAGGACCAACATGGGGTTATAGAGTGAGGAAATGAGAGAGTAGTCGTGGGACTGTGAGGACCAACATGGGGTTATAGGCACAAGACACAACCACACAACGCCCCCTGAAAATAAGGTCTAGAGTTGtacacaaaattaaaaaaataccaaACTACTCTccctttttgtctatcaaggTGCCAAAGTaacgaaaataaaaaataaaagacaaaggacctgtttgacattgttttcagttttttgttttcaaagttgtaTTCTTAGAATTGAGAgcagaaaactgtttttgtaatttaaaaaaaacaagaggtgtttggttaatgttttcttaaaacaattttttagttttatttttttaaaaattttaaataaaaaattaacaaatatatttacaaagagaatttttttaaaaaagtttgtaataaataatgagataaaataatttgaaaaaaaaatgatgaaaaataagaagtgagaaagtaaggagataaaatttgaagaaatataaattgagaagagagaaattgatcaaagaaaaaatgagagagaatgtgatgagaaagaaagtggagagagagaagtgagtagagagaaagtgatgagagaggaaatggggagagagaaagtgatgtgagagaaagtgaagagagagaaactaatgacagagaaaatgatgtgacaataaatgatgttaaataataataattaaaaaagtgatgtgataaaaaaatatagacaaaaaaaatttgagaacaacagaaaacaactttttgatgttctcaaaattttctgttttttataactttgtttttaaaaattgttttttgaaaacaacgccaaacacctcaacttgttttaaaaaaacagtttttagcttttaaaaacaaaaaacagtctTTTAGTTAAGGTGTCAAACACCCTCAAAGAAACTTATTCTTTGGACATGTAACGGAAGCCAAATTTGACAACATGAAGTTCTGATGTCTCAAGACTAACACCAAATGGAGCAGAGGAACTAGAAGCACCGAAAGAGGGATGAGGAGTATCGACGGTCTTGGTTCGAGTCATTGATTCCTACACACTAGGAAGCAcaagaaagaaaaacaataaagaagAACCAAGGAGAAAATAACCAGAAAAAAATGATATAGTGAGTAAATGAGAGAGTGGTTGTGGCAATGTGAGGACCAACGTGGGGTTATAGGGACAAAATGGGTAGTTACCCGATTCTTGACTAGGAGATAAAAAAGAAAACTTTTGTCTTAATTGAAACAGATAAAAAATgcaacaaatattttttttcaactttCCTTTTTCTCAcacaaaataattaatattcAAACAAACCTTAACTTTAGAGATAATATTGACAAAAATAACACACTATCAATTGGAATAAAAAATTTCCAAATAAAGCAAGATGTCACACTCCATTACATTTcaattttcttcctcttttttctTGATATTCccatttttttgtttcttttttttatatatagataaTGACCAAAATTTCCTTTTGTTGCTGAAAAAAATTTCGAAACCTAAAATACAATAACAAACATTCTTTCAAAAATTAGCTGAGTACTATAAAGTTAgagaaattatttaatttatgtgATACGCTTGAGAGTGTTaggataaaaataaatatttcaaagAGCACGAAATATTTTAAGGAAAAACATTAACATGAAGGATGAGacttatatttttcattttttctacATTCATATTAGGTTTTAGTGTGTGAGGTGAAGAACTAGGGTCATTGCCCTTGTTGATAATTTTGACGTTTTTCTCCAGTACTCAATGGAGACGTTGTCACACTACACCAATGGTACCCCTTTTCATTGGTAGCGTATCCTCTACATATGTCTAATTACACAGACTTAACTTACTCAAAGTTAGCTGTCACACACACTGATGTAAGTAGCTATATTCTCACAAAGGACCtgaaactaatttttttttgacaatTTTGCTCATTGCACTCTTAGTAAGCGTTTTTCCCAAAAATATATTATGaagaaatttttattttgaaaccaACAAACTAAGCAttacatatatacaaaataattaatctaaaagAAAGTACTtgcaaattttttgaaaaacatttgaaaattgtTTAAACAGGAATACAAATATTTGATAAGCAGCGAGGGAAAGATGGTCaagaataaaacaaaaaattaaatactaCAAACCCCCAATGATTTCTTGAGGGAATCAAACTGAACTGAATCTAGGGAATTTGTGAAAATATCAACAATTTTCTTATCAGTCTCAAATATTCCAAGATCAATGTTTTATTCTCAACAAGCTCTCTAATGAAATGGTGCATAATATCAATATGCTTTGTGCGTGAGTGTTGAACTggatttttagaaatatttatagcACTAGTGTTGTCACAAAAAACAATTAAAGTATCAAATTCAAACCCATAGTCAATAATCATTTATTTCATCAACAATAGTTGAGTATAACAATTGCCAGCAGCAATGTACTCGACCTCAATAGTAGATAATGAAATGGAATTTGCTTTTTGTTGTCCCACGACACCAAGTTGTTCCCCATAtagaaacatcctccactagtgtTTTTCCTGTCATCCTCTTCTTGCAAAGCTTTAATCTAAGACTCATtagttaaagcttctttcacattttttggttcaagtGAAGAGGTAAAACACACATATTGGAAgagatttaaatatattttcctTGTGACTACATTTTCTTCTAAATCTCCTAGAATGAGAATATCTGGATAATTCTTTTTAACCATGGCTGAAGGTTCTCTATGAATTGGATCAGTGATAGTTTTTTTAGGCATTTGCGTCTCTGTCTGTTCAAATGTGGAAGATGATGATTCAGTTTTAGTTTTAGTGGCATCAGATGGAATTTCTGATACATCATTCTGGACGTTTGATTGATCAGGAGATTCTTCAATAAATTTATCTATCTCGTCTTCAGTTAAAAATTCTGAAAAATCTTTGccatcatcaacaacaacattagcAGACTCAATAATAGTCTGGGTTCTCATGTTGTACACACGATATGCCATACTGTTTATGTAATAACCAAGAAATACACCTACATCACTTTTAGCATCATGTTTTCAAACATTTTCTCGATCTCTAAAAAATGTAACACACCCACCCACAAATGTGAAAATAACTTACATTTGGGCGcttacctttccagatctcataaggaGTTTTGGCAATACCTGGATGCAAAAACACTCTATTTATTGTGTAGAAAGCAATATTAATAGCTACCGCCCACAATCTTTTGGACATTTTCTTGCTATTCAATATTACTCTTGCAATTTCCTGAAGAGTGCGATTCTTTCTCTCAACAACTCAAATTTTCtcaggagttttgggagctgaaaaaTTTATCAGATATTCCACAAGATTTATAGAATTCATCATACACAacattctcaaattctttaccatgatcactacAAATTCTTTAAACAAAGAGTTTTGAAAGCTTCAAAAGTGtcaaatttttcttttaaaaatcaacccaagtaaaacaaGAAAAATCATCTACACACACAAAAATGTATCCTTTTCCATTTAAGCTTTCAACTTGAATTGGACTCGTTGGATTCATGTCAAGAAATTCTATGACCTTGGTGGTATTCACATTTGTGATACATTTGTGAGTGATCTTTAATTGCTTGCCAAGTTGGCAAGGTTCACACTTACCGGTAGATTCTTTACCCAGTTTGGGTAAACCATGAACAATACAtgcatttgattttttttcttcatgttttTTAAATTAACGTGACCAAGTTTTTATGCCACAAATCAGTATAATTGCTTATGGCCGAGTGACGTGACATATTTTGAGAGAGAGTATAACAATTATCAGCTGATCTAAAATGTAACGTTCTCCTAATCCAGggttgttacactgtgtattttaaaatgtgttagactcgctaatcaagtcatttggttataaacatgtaactaaggttaatgtcaagggttagggttaaaaatttagtcaaaggaactgttgaattttatttaaaaagtttatacatacatgggatcccagaatattacaaccaaacttttaaaaaggtgtatatacatcaaaattacaaccggccgacctaagcggcaaaatcagggctacaaccctagttcctctgagatatccttggccgtggtggacgagcagccacatatgtagagtcctagaatgtttacttagctagttagataatagtagtagtagtagtactagttagtagtagttatagtatgtttattactgtggattttgtttCAACGCGGGACTtggttgaacactcgtagcaacacttatagattttataagtttaacctatagtttaagaatattaattataacataaggtttgattaatataactaattataaagatgtcatttattatactataagatttagatagaattaataagatcatgagaCTTGTTgtgtgcaggtttatttaaggatttaacaatagtttaaatagaaagaaagttcaagaaagctctagaatcttccaagaccattaagagcatgacatttgtcacaaccttgtttaattgaggatttaagcattcaATTCAAAAATAGAGGTTTCTAGAAGCCCTaaacccttccagaacttgctggaatctcgtttaatcagtcaaacctgattaatcaattcaattatgctgaaaatgtgcaattacgtgtttaatatattcacgaatgttgatatatcgcagcctaggagccgatgtatcgccacacggggaatacgaaaaacacgtgagCTTCACACAAACGAAACGACGAGCACTCGGgtcataagcccaggcgatatatcgcctatgatgggatatatatcggccctagggctatattttcaaacatttttgaaaccgagctcaattcattccttaacctcttgaccagcctctgaacgttttgaccgagtcttaagcctctgttgaacgaatattcaaatatt
It encodes the following:
- the LOC133816605 gene encoding uncharacterized protein LOC133816605, producing the protein SSSSSSSSSSSSSSSSSSSSSSSSSSSSCSSRSSNSSSNSRSSTSSSTSSNSSSSSSSSSSSSSSSSCSSSCSSSNRHSSSNSSSSSSSSSSSSSNSSSSSSSISSSSSSRHSSCSSRSRSSSSSSRHCSSSSSSSSSSSSSSSSSSSSSSSSSSSSSISSSSNSSNSSSSMSSSNSSSSSSSSSSSSSRSSRSSSSSSSSSSSSSSSNSSSSSSSSRHSSSSSSSSSNSSRHSSSSSSSSSSSRSRSGGSSGNSGSDGNSSDSSSSNGSSSSSSSSSSSSSSSSSSCSSSSSSSSSSSSCSSSSSSSSSSSSSSISSSNSSSSSRSSSSSSSSRSSGRHSSSRNDSSSSSSSSSNSCSSS